The following are encoded in a window of Scleropages formosus chromosome 7, fSclFor1.1, whole genome shotgun sequence genomic DNA:
- the LOC108937611 gene encoding homeobox protein Mohawk-like, translating to MSTVVFNKLSSQVIFEDNAKEVERSSLNYIEVIEGQHPDILSSSPAVKDSAAIRHRRPGPRQSGAKVRHKRQTLQDMARPLKQWLYTHRDNPYPTKTEKILLALGSQMTLVQVSNWFANARRRLKNTVRQPNLSWALRIKLYNKYVQGNAERLSVSSDDSCSEDGETPLLTQSSGTEFSQPRYQSVIKKEGAMVGPGLGEDYVSPPKYKSSLLHRYLNDSLCHVMASSRVVDSRRRNHSGSFSSNEYDEEILSPSSSETEGNFVYRSDTTDQGPTRCDHGPRGRVRGKDETYWKEMNAAMALTNLAQAKDSASETTSCIIQKSSHISEIKTVKMPAMHKY from the exons ATGAGCACAGTTGTTTTCAACAAGCTAAGCAGCCAGGTGATTTTTGAGGACAATGCAAAGGAGGTGGAGAGGAGCAGCCTGAACTACATCGAGGTGATCGAAGGACAGCACCCTGACATACTGTCCAGCAGCCCGGCTGTAAAGGACAGCGCTGCCATCAGACACAGGAGACCCGG GCCTCGACAGAGTGGTGCAAAGGTGCGTCACAAGCGGCAGACCCTTCAAGACATGGCTCGCCCCCTGAAGCAATGGCTGTACACGCACCGGGACAACCCGTACCCCACCAAGACGGAGAAGATCCTGCTGGCCCTCGGCTCTCAAATGACCCTGGTCCAG GTGTCCAACTGGTTCGCCAATGCCCGACGCCGCTTGAAGAACACGGTGAGGCAGCCTAACCTCAGCTGGGCGCTGCGCATCAAGCTGTACAACAAGTATGTCCAGGGGAACGCGGAGCGGCTGAGCGTGAGCAGCGATGACAGCTGCTCGGAAG ATGGAGAGACCCCACTGCTTACTCAGTCCAGTGGCACTGAGTTCAGCCAGCCCAGGTACCAGAGTGTCATCAAGAAGGAGGGAGCCATGGTTGGACCAGGCCTTGGCGAGGATTATGTGTCGCCACCCAAGTACAAGAGCAGCTTGCTACACAGGTACCTCAACGACTCGCTGTGCCATGTGATGGCCTCTAGCAGAGTGGTGGACTCACGCAGACGAAATCACTCGGGATCGTTCAGCTCCAACGAGTACGATGAGGAGATCCTCTCGCCATCATCTTCGGAAACGGAGGGAAACTTTGTTTACCGCAGTG ACACCACAGACCAGGGTCCTACCAGATGTGACCA CGGCCCGAGGGGAAGGGTGCGGGGCAAAGATGAGACATACTGGAAGGAGATGAACGCGGCCATGGCATTGACGAACCTGGCGCAGGCGAAGGACAGCGCATCAGAGACCACCAGCTGCATCATCCAGAAATCCTCACATATATCAGAAATAAAGACTGTCAAAATGCCAGCGATGCACAAGTATTAG